A stretch of the Parus major isolate Abel chromosome 15, Parus_major1.1, whole genome shotgun sequence genome encodes the following:
- the GAS2L1 gene encoding GAS2-like protein 1, with translation MADPSHIQSAASKSIRPFRSSEEYLEAMKEDLAEWFNTLYDLDIQVDTFLESLETGCHLCRHANNVNRTALDFQERHPEAAARMRVPQNEVVFQAKNVVPGSFIARDNVSNFIQWCRQDLGIQDVLMFETNDLVLKKNEKNFVLCLLEVARRGSKFGMLAPMLIQMEEEIEEEMRDQMADGALGTRRESRDPHAGAYPSRARPITLCDLKNLDELVREILGCCSCPSQFPMVKVSEGKYKVGDSNTLIFVRVLRSHVMVRVGGGWDTLEHYLDKHDPCRCAALAHRLPQPRTPGMSPQKAAPGTSSSRASSPSTPRRPRPAGPPPAGAERGPQPRGDAPKPLKQEGLPPRGAAAPRSGSGSPSRSPAEPRGALRYGPPGGPQNRAQTPRTGRAGMGERGLGALMGKPSGALGGQRLRAPRWLEPGQEQRLFQRLEEEFLANTRLLEQLGDTESAPPGPPATADSAYCSSSSSSSSLNVFAKHGLPAEDGRRGGNSDGNNGNNSGNNNGNNGNNNGSNNGNNGGCPPLPSNPTLADARRRSTFSSSSDESCCFPASWDNRETAGNPGSDTDWATGEDELMEMEESPGPPPRPWAKPRLDTQPHKAPSRIPTPRGYGTGAQRAPNGNPRAWGALQSVPPSLLEPPWNPRERGGLEENAWP, from the exons ATGGCCGACCCCAGCCACATCCAGTCGGCCGCCTCCAAGAGCATCCGCCCCTTCCGCTCCAGCGAGGAGTACCTGGAGGCCATGAAGGAGGACCTGGCTGAGTGGTTCAACACCCTCTACGACCTGGACATCCAGGTGGACACCTTCCTGGAGAGCCTGGAGACGGGATGTCACCTCTGCCGCCACGCCAACAACGTCAACCGCACCGCCCTGGACTTCCAGGAGCGGCACCCGGAGGCGGCCGCCCGCATGAGGGTGCCCCAGAACGAGGTGGTCTTCCAGGCCAAGAACGTGGTGCCCGGCTCCTTCATCGCCAGGGATAACGTCTCCAACTTCATCCAGTGGTGCCGGCAGGACCTGGGCATCCAGGACGTGCTCATGTTCGAGACCAACGACTTGGTGCTGAAGAAGAACGAGAAGAACTTTGtcctctgcctgctggaggTGGCCAGGAGGGGCTCCAAGTTTGGGATGCTGGCCCCCATGCTGATCCAAATGGAGGAGGAGATCGAGGAGGAGATGAGGGACCAAATGGCCGACGGCGCGCTGGGCACGCGCCGGGAGAGCCGGGACCCCCATGCGGGCGCCTACCCCAGCCGGGCCCGGCCCATCACCCTGTGCGACCTCAAGAACCTGGACGAGCTG GTGCGGGAgatcctgggctgctgctcctgcccctcgCAGTTCCCCATGGTCAAGGTCTCGGAAGGGAAGTACAAAGTGGGCGACTCCAACACGCTCATCTTCGTCCGG GTGCTGAGGAGTCACGTCATGGTGCGGGTGGGCGGCGGCTGGGACACACTGGAACATTACCTGGACAAGCACGACCCGTGTCGCTGTGCTGCCCTCG CTCACCgcctgccccagccccgcaCCCCGGGCATGTCCCCCCAAAAAGCAGCTCCCGGCACCTCCTCGTCCCGcgcctccagccccagcaccccccGGCGCCCCCGGCCCGCCGGACCCCCCCCGGCCGGGGCGGAGCGGGGTCCCCAGCCCCGGGGGGACGCCCCGAAGCCCCTCAAGCAGGAGGGTTTGCCCCCccgaggggctgcagccccccgCTCCGGCTCCGGCAGCCCCTCCAGGAGCCCCGCGGAGCCGCGGGGAGCGCTCAGGTACGGCCCCCCCGGGGGACCCCAAAACCGTGCCCAGACCCCGCGGACAGGAcgggcagggatgggggaacGGGGGCTGGGGGCGTTAATGGGGAAACCATCGGGGGCACTGGGGGGACA GAGGCTGCGGGCCCCGCGCTGGCTGGAGCCCGGGCAGGAGCAGCGGCTGTTCCAGCGGCTGGAGGAGGAATTCCTGGCCAACACgcggctgctggagcagctgggggacACGGAGAGCGCTCCCCCCGGGCCCCCCGCCACCGCTGACTCGGCCTATTGCTCCTCGTCATCCTCGTCTTCCTCGCTGAACGTCTTCGCCAAGCACGGGCTGCCCGCCGAGGACGGGCGGCGGGGCGGGAACAGCGATGGGAACAACGGGAACAACAGCGGGAACAACAACGGGAACAATGGGAACAACAACGGGAGCAACAACGGGAACAACGGCGGCTGCCCCCCGCTGCCCTCCAACCCCACCCTGGCAGATGCGAGGCGCCGCTccaccttctccagctcctccgacgagagctgctgcttcccgGCCTCCTGGGACAACCGGGAGACAGCGGGGAACCCGGGCTCCGACACCGACTGGGCCACCGGGGAGGACGAGCTGATGGAGATGGAGGAGAGCCCCGGGCCCCCTCCGCGGCCCTGGGCCAAGCCCCGGCTGGACACGCAGCCCCACAAGGCGCCGTCCCGGATCCCCACGCCCCGGGGCTACGGGACAGGCGCCCAGCGGGCCCCGAACGGCAACCCCAGGGCCTGGGGGGCTCTGCAGAGCGTCCCCCCTTCCCTTCTGGAGCCCCCCTGGAACCCGCGGGAGCGCGGGGGGCTGGAGGAGAACGCGTGGCCGTGA
- the EWSR1 gene encoding RNA-binding protein EWS — protein MFPKTYGQQSYGTYGQPTDVSYTQPQTTATYGQTAYATSYGQPPTGYSAPTAPPAYSQPVQGYGSAAYDTNTATVTSSQTSYAAPSAYGTQPAYPAYGQQPAPSAPARPQDGSKPAETSQPQSSTTGYSQPSLGYGQSNYSYPQVPASYPMQPVTAPPSYPPTSYSSTQPSSYDQSTYSQQSSYGQQSSYGQQTSYGQQSSYGQQPPPTSYPPPTGSYSQAPSQYSQQSSSYGQQSSFRQDHPSSMNMYGQESGGFSGPGESRNLSGPDSRGRGRGGYERGGMSRGGRGGGRGGMGAGERGGFNKPGGHMEEGPDLDLGPPMDPEEDSDSTAVYVQGLNDNVTLEDLADFFKQCGVVKMNKRTGQPMINLYIDKETGKPKGDATVSYDDPSTAKTAVEWFDGKDFQGSKLKVTLARKKGPMNSLRGGIPPREQRGMPPPLRGGPGGPGGPGGPSGPSGPMGRMGGRGGDRGGFSSRGPRGSRGNPSGGSVQHRAGDWQCPNPGCGNQNFAWRTECNQCKAPKPEGFLPPPFPPPGGDRGRGGPGGMRGGRGGGLMDRGGPGGMFRGGRGGDRGGFRGGRGMDRGGYGGGGRRGGGGGGPGGPPGPLMEQMGGGGRGRRGGPGKMDKGEHRQDRRDRPY, from the exons ATGTTTCCAAAG ACCTACGGGCAGCAGAGCTACGGGACCTACGGGCAGCCCACCGACGTCAGCTACACGCAGCCGCAGACCACGGCCACGTACGGGCAGACAGCCTACGCCACGTCCTACGGGCAGCCCCCGACAG GTTACAGCGCCCCGACTGCCCCCCCTGCCTACAGCCAGCCCGTGCAGGGCTACGGCAGCGCCGCCTACGACACCAACACGGCCACGGTCACCAGCAGCCAGACCTCGTACGCCGCCCCGTCCGCATACGGCACCCAGCCCGCCTACCCGGCCTACGGGCAGCAGCCGGCCCCGTCCGCTCCCGCCAG ACCCCAGGATGGCAGCAAACCTGCAGAGACCAGCCAGCCCCAGTCCAGCACGACAGGCtacagccagcccagcctgggctaCGGGCAGAGCAACTACAGCTACCCCCAGGTGCCTGCCAGCTACCCCATGCAGCCTGTCACCGCTCCACCCTCCTACCCTCCGACCAG CTATTCCTCCACACAGCCAAGCAGTTACGATCAGAGCACTtactcccagcagagcagctacGGGCAGCAGAGCTCCTATGGCCAGCAGACCAGTTATGGCCAGCAAAGCAGCTACGGGCAGCAGCCACCTCCCACCAGTTACCCACCTCCCACGGGATCCTACAGCCAGGCCCCCAGCCAGtacagccagcagagcagcagctacGGCCAGCAGA GCTCCTTCCGCCAGGACCATCCCAGCAGCATGAACATGTACGGGCAGGAATCCGGAGGCTTCTCCGGCCCCGGGGAGAGCCGGAATCTGAGCGGCCCCGATAGCCGGGGCAGGGGACGAGGGGGATATGAGCGTGGAGGCATGAGCAGAGGTGGGCGGGGAGGAGGACGCGGTGGAATGGG CGCTGGAGAGCGAGGTGGCTTCAATAAGCCTGGTG GACACATGGAGGAAGGACCCGACCTGGATTTAG GCCCCCCTATGGACCCGGAGGAGGACTCGGACAGCACTGCAGTCTATGTGCAGGGACTCAATGATAATGTGACCCTGGAGGATCTGGCAGATTTCTTCAAACAGTGCGGTGTTGTCAAG ATGAACAAGAGGACGGGGCAGCCCATGATAAACCTCTACATCGACAAGGAAACGGGCAAGCCCAAGGGCGATGCCACCGTGTCCTACGATGACCCGTCCACTGCCAAAACAGCCGTGGAGTGGTTTGATG ggaaggatttccaGGGGAGCAAGCTGAAGGTGACCCTGGCGCGGAAGAAGGGCCCGATGAACAGCCTGAGGGGCGGGATACCCCCCCGGGAGCAGCGGGGAATGCCCCCACCCCTCCGTGGAG GTCCAGGGGGACCCGGTGGCCCAGGGGGCCCCAGCGGGCCCAGCGGCCCCATGGGCCGGATGGGGGGAAGAGGCGGAGACAGGGGCGGCTTCTCCTCCCGAGGACCGCGGGGATCCCGGGGAAACCCGTCTGGAGGGAGCGTGCAGCACCGCGCTGGAGACTGGCAGTGCCCCAACCC GGGCTGTGGAAACCAGAACTTTGCCTGGAGAACAGAGTGCAACCAGTGCAAGGCGCCCAAACCGGAGGGGTTCCTCCCgccccccttccctcctccag gcGGTGACCGCGGCCGAGGCGGCCCCGGAGGGAtgcggggcgggcgcggcgggGGCCTCATGGACCGAGGAGGGCCCGGCGGGATGTTCCGAGGCGGCCGCGGCGGAGACCGAGGGGGATTCCGAGGTGGCCGGGGCATGGACCGAGGCGGCTACGGAGGAGGCGGCcggagaggaggaggaggcggcggccCCGGGGGACCCCCGGGACCTCTCATGGAGCAGatgggaggaggaggcagaggacGACGCGGAGGGCCGGGAAAGATGGACAA GGGCGAACACCGCCAGGATCGCCGAGACCGGCCCTACTAA